The Glycine soja cultivar W05 chromosome 3, ASM419377v2, whole genome shotgun sequence genome window below encodes:
- the LOC114407697 gene encoding calmodulin-like protein 11, translating to MKEALREEQIGEFLEAFCLFDKDGDGCITIEELSTAIRSLDENPTVEELQIMMNEVDMDGNGTIEFGEFLNLMARKMKETEAEEELKEAFRVFDKDHDGYISPSELRSVMRTIGEKVTDEEVEQMVKEADLDGDGLVDYEEFVRMMLAV from the exons ATGAAGGAAGCCTTGAGGGAAGAGCAAATTGGTGAATTTTTGGAGGCCTTCTGTCTTTTTGACAAAGATGGAGATG GCTGCATAACCATTGAAGAATTAAGCACTGCAATCAGATCACTagatgaaaatccaacggtggAGGAGTTGCAAATTATGATGAACGAAGTGGATATGGATGGCAACGGAACCATAGAATTCGGGGAATTCTTGAATCTCATGGCTAGAAAAATGAAG GAAACGGAAGCAGAAGAGGAATTGAAGGAAGCTTTCAGGGTGTTTGACAAAGATCATGATGGTTATATATCGCCCAGTGAG TTGAGGTCTGTGATGAGAACCATTGGAGAGAAGGTGACCGACGAAGAAGTGGAACAGATGGTCAAAGAGGCTGATTTAGATGGTGACGGGCTCGTTGATTATGAAGAGTTCGTGAGGATGATGTTGgctgtttaa
- the LOC114407698 gene encoding uncharacterized protein LOC114407698, which yields MSDGTLQVLDGTHLRGVDLSLGDDGPFTGAKILDIAHSRASSSLFGLSLPDSLKVSALTRLRTPDTDAFRSAYYSADKASEILRDYISAIADELKDNPLVVSILDGSTLRLLSEDEDDFAMLAENLFTDLDAEDKGKISKSEIRNALVQMGVEMGVPPFSEFPQLNDLLKKHGVDGEEKLGQAQFAQLLQSVLQDLEEELSKKNVVSIQNIRIINGSKLRRLLANEQELNTVVKKALQEKREAKDGLGSTEIIRSFLERNAKELGLPLAQADEAVVLLYDAVFAEITQEKDGAELDKEELAKLVKNILEKFADQLEVSPVYQDLAYDE from the exons ATGTCAGACGGAACATTGCAGGTACTGGACGGAACGCACCTGAGAGGCGTCGATCTGTCCTTAGGCGACGACGGTCCATTCACCGGAGCTAAAATACTCGACATTGCCCATTCCCGCGCCTCTTCTTCCCTCTTCGGTCTCTCATTACCCGATTCCCTCAAAGTCTCTGCTCTCACGCGCCTCCGCACACCCGACACCGATGCTTTCCGCTCCGCCTATTACTCCGCCGACAAGGCCTCCGAGATTCTTCGAGACTACATCTCCGCCATCGCCGATGAACTCAAAG ATAATCCTCTTGTTGTATCAATCTTGGATGGAAGTACTCTCCGGTTGTTATCAGAGGATGAGGATGACTTCGCCATGTTAGCAGAAAATCTATTCACTGACTTAGATGCCGAAGACAAGGGGAAAATCAGCAAGAGTGAAATTCGGAATGCTCTTGTCCAGATGGGAGTTGAGATGGGCGTTCCTCCTTTCTCag AATTTCCTCAGCTAAATGACTTGTTGAAAAAACATGGGGTGGATGGAGAAGAAAAGTTGGGCCAGGCACAGTTTGCACAGCTTCTGCAGTCTGTACTGCAAGATCTAGAAGAGGAACTTTCTAAAAAGAATGTTGTTTCCATCCAGAATATTCGAATCATTAATGGCTCTAAGCTAAGACgg CTATTGGCCAATGAACAGGAATTAAACACCGTTGTGAAGAAGGCATTGCAGGAAAAACGGGAAGCAAAGGATGGACTAGGGAGCACAGAAATAATAAGGAGCTTCCTTGAGAGAAACGCAAAGGAATTGGGTTTACCGCTAGCTCAAGCTGATGAAGCAGTTGTTCTTCTTTATGACGCTGTTTTTGCtgaaataacacaagaaaaagaTGGTGCCGAATTAGATAAAGAAGAGCTGGCAAAACTTGTGAAGAATATCCTCGAGAAATTCGCAGATCAGCTTGAGGTTAGTCCTGTGTATCAGGACTTAGCTTACGATGAGTAA
- the LOC114407699 gene encoding GDP-mannose 3,5-epimerase 1-like, which translates to MGISGTTDYGSFTYQNLEREPYWPSEKLRISITGAGGFIASHIARRLKTEGHYIIASDWKKNEHMTEGMFCHEFHLVDLRVMDNCLTVTKGVDHVFNLAADMGGMGFIQSNHSVIMYNNTMISFNMIEAARINGVKRFFYASSACIYPEFKQLETNVSLKESDAWPAEPQDAYGLEKLATEELCKHYNKDFGIECRIGRFHNIYGPYGTWKGGREKAPAAFCRKTLTSKDRFEMWGDGLQTRSFTFIDECVEGVLRLTKSDFREPVNIGSDEMVSMNEMAEIVLSFEDKNIPIYHIPGPEGVRGRNSDNTLIKEKLGWAPTMKLKDGLRIT; encoded by the exons ATGGGAATTTCTGGAACAACAGACTATGGATCATTCACATACCAAAACCTTGAGAGGGAACCCTACTGGCCCTCTGAAAAGCTCAGAATTTCCATCACTGGGGCTGGTGGTTTCATTGCCTCACACATTGCTCGCCGCCTCAAGACGGAGGGACATTACATCATTGCTTCTGACTGGAAGAAGAATGAGCACATGACTGAGGGCATGTTCTGCCATGAATTCCATCTTGTTGACCTTAGGGTCATGGATAACTGCTTGACAGTTACTAAGGGTGTGGACCATGTTTTCAATCTTGCTGCTGATATGGGTGGGATGGGTTTCATCCAGTCCAACCACTCGGTCATTATGTACAACAACACCATGATTAGCTTCAACATGATTGAGGCTGCCAGGATCAATGGTGTTAAGAG gtttttttatgCCTCTAGTGCTTGTATCTATCCTGAATTCAAGCAGTTGGAGACAAATGTGAGTTTGAAGGAGTCTGATGCCTGGCCTGCTGAG CCACAAGATGCATATGGGCTGGAGAAGCTTGCAACAGAAGAGTTATGCAAGCATTATAACAAGGATTTTGGAATTGAGTGCCGCATTGGGAGATTCCATAACATATATGGTCCTTATGGGACATGGAAGG GTGGGAGGGAGAAGGCTCCTGCTGCTTTTTGTCGCAAGACACTTACTTCCAAAGACCGATTTGAGATGTGGGGAGATGGATTGCAAACAAGATCCTTCACCTTCATTGATGAGTGTGTTGAAGGTGTACTGAG ATTGACTAAATCAGACTTCCGGGAGCCGGTGAATATTGGAAGTGATGAAATGGTCAGCATGAATGAGATGGCTGAGATTGTTCTTAGCTTTGAGGATAAGAATATACCAATATACCATATTCCTGGCCCTGAAGGTGTTCGGGGTCGTAATTCAGACAATACATTAATCAAAGAGAAACTTGGCTGGGCTCCAACTATGAAGTTGAAg GATGGGCTGAGAATTACATAA
- the LOC114407700 gene encoding light-inducible protein CPRF2-like, with the protein MNEIQILIVAITIHKRLDFGMERVLSVDEISEQYWVAASSSSSSSSSSFKSKMNRSESEWAFQQFLQQEAASSSSNSDHDDDHHHAKLKKESNTNIPVTLHVDSQDYHAILKTKLNLACAAVAMTRGSLVKSQNPDSGPQASNFSEVGSHATLKGSGPFGNDDPSKLQNKDIKAQIGIPSSPSMQNKSAVVAMRPTISGSSGEQSDDEEAEGEINMTGNMTPVDAKRVRRMLSNRESARRSRRRKQAHLTELETQVSQLRSENSSLLKRFTDVSQKYSNAAVDNRVLKADVETLRAKVKMAEETVKRITGLSPMLHAMTEMSSLGMPLFDESPSETSADAAVPVQEDPNHHLCQPTSNNGLGGISSIETVQQNVAAVVGGNKMGRTTSLHRVASLEHLQKRIRGGADSRGTPSN; encoded by the exons ATGAATGAAATTCAAATACTAATTGTTGCTATCACAATTCACAAGAGATTGGATTTTGGAATGGAAAGGGTGTTGTCAGTAGATGAGATATCGGAGCAATACTGGGTGGCTgcatcatcttcttcatcatcatcatcatcatcgttcAAGTCAAAGATGAACCGGAGCGAATCCGAATGGGCCTTTCAGCAGTTCCTACAGCAGgaagctgcttcttcttcatctaattctgatcatgatgatgatcaTCATCATGCTAAACTCAAAAAGGAATCCAACACCAACATCCCTGTTACTCTACATGTTGATTCCCAAGACTACCATGCTATTCTTAAGACCAAGCTTAATCTCGCATGCGCTGCTGTTGCTATGACTCGG GGATCTTTGGTCAAATCTCAAAACCCTGACAGTGGACCACAGGCATCTAATTTTTCTGAAGTTGGATCGCATGCTACCTTAAAAG GATCTGGCCCTTTTGGAAATGATGATCCCtctaaattacaaaataaagatATCAAAGCACAAATTGGGATTCCTTCCTCACCTTCCATGCAAAACAAATCCGCTGTCGTCGCAATGAGGCCAACAATAAGTGGATCATCAGGAGAACAATCAGATGATGAGGAAGCGGAAGGAGAGATTAATATGACTGGAAACATGACTCCTGTTGATGCAAAACGAGTAAGGAG GATGCTTTCTAATAGGGAGTCAGCCAGACGCTCAAGAAGAAGAAAGCAGGCTCATTTAACTGAGCTGGAGACACAG GTCTCCCAATTAAGAAGCGAAAATTCTTCATTGTTAAAGCGCTTCACGGATGTGAGCCAGAAATACAGTAATGCTGCAGTTGACAACAGAGTACTGAAAGCTGATGTTGAAACATTAAGAGCAAAG gtgAAGATGGCTGAAGAGACAGTGAAAAGAATTACTGGGTTGAGCCCAATGCTCCATGCCATGACTGAGATGTCATCACTGGGAATGCCATTGTTTGATGAAAGTCCTTCTGAGACATCAGCTGATGCTGCTGTTCCAGTGCAAGAAGACCCAAATCATCACCTTTGTCAACCCACTTCTAATAATGGGTTGGGAGGCATTTCTTCAATTGAAACTGTGCAGCAGAATGTTGCAGCAGTGGTAGGTGGCAACAAAATGGGGAGAACAACTTCCCTGCATAGAGTGGCTAGCCTGGAACATCTTCAGAAGCGGATTCGTGGTGGTGCAGATTCACGTGGAACTCCTTCTAATTGA